The Arachis ipaensis cultivar K30076 chromosome B10, Araip1.1, whole genome shotgun sequence DNA window AGAATCCAACCAACGACCATCTGGATCGTGTGTGAGGAGAAGCTTCTTTATGAGATTATCATCTAGCATGCTAGAAGTTGAAAGCAGGGAAACCGAGTGCCTTTTATGGAAATCCATGGCTGAAAGAATGCAATATAATGGTGAAAATAATCCCACTATTTAAGCATTATATGTAAAAAAGAATCAAGTATCTTCTTTTTATGCGACACACGCATGAGGTTACTTCCTTTTTTTTTCCCCATGAGGTTACTTCTTTGCTATACTTAAATAGGGTCGATAATAGTTCATATGTATGCCTCTGTAAATATTTGGTATATTTATTTTGTTTCGTATgttgaaatataaaaatatttaacagTATAtagtaaaattagttattaaaattaactattaatataaaaaaatattaaataattaataaaatttattattcatttttttacgattttctagtCATTTTAAATAACAAAAACTGACTATGAAAATTGCAAATGATCACTGGTTTNNNNNNNNNNNNNNNNNNNNNNNNNTTTAAATCTCATCTctcattaaaaaaatatcatttcaaTATATAAGAGAAAAATAAGCACAAATAATATCTCTACGCTATATGCTAAATTGTTAATATCTCCCAAAAGATTAAAAGGAATGTCTCTTCacttttactttttgttttctctttatcTTTACATTATTTGGAACAAATTTCTTTTAACGTGAAGTTGTTACGCCAATTAGAAAAATGATaagagaataaattaattttataattaagtttaattaaatcttttattatgttttttattttttaattaaaaattttaattattaattcttaAACTATTAAACCATCTTGGttgaatttaattatcaaaatgatTAAGATTCTAGTTTTTTCCAAAGTTTAGCAAATTACTTTTTATGATTCTAACTGTTGTTTTTTATTTAACCATATTAGACGTATATTAAAATTAGCtaccaaaattaattaatattaatataaaatatatattaaaatataaaatatataataaaaataaattaaactatatatagttacatatattatttatacataaataataactaattttgtTGATTAATTTTAATACGATAGTATATTAATTAGCAGGTAATTATAGTGTAAAATGTTTTAATGACATTAATAGTCAGTGATTTGTTGAAAGTAGAATATGTaagtaataataatataatattgtaCCATTTTAAAAATGACACATGTTAACTCATACATTTGTGACTCATTAATAATTGCATTTGCAGTTCCATCCACGTCCCACGATAGTTTCTTCAGTGTGAGATTACCAACCTAATGGAATTATATTATCAAAAAGATCTTTCAATAAAACAAAGGGATGTGATCTATATAACTTTTCTTTCTCTAATACATTATTTTGCGTGGGTCACCAAAAATGAGTCTCAGTATGTAAGTATGGAACTACTGCTTTTACTTTTGCTTTTGGATGCATAAAGATGGAGAAGAACAAAGAAGCATCTCATTTCATCATTAATGATAAGGACAGTGTTGAGGAATGACCAGATTCTCGGTACCATCTAGAAACTCATCCTGACTCTTATATTATTCAAAAGGACAGTGTTTTCTCGACAAAAATCTGGCCCTTGGGCAAAATTCGTTCCCCTTGGCCCAATCACCCAAGACCTCCCGGTCCATCAATCATACTGTGATACGAAATCGTATCTTCTTATTAGGGGTGTGTATGGCCCGGCCCGGTCCGAAGACCTGGCTCGATTTCGAACATTTTAGAGactattttggtgtgatttcatcgggtctagtgtcgggtaagggtctcaaaaatagacccggtcattatttcgggtcacccgaagtcggcccagtggcccggtcatcatacacaattaatattttgtgttattagtgatggatgatggctattcttatgtagaatttaagtattgtaaaccttaatattttgtgttattagttattataaaactataagttaatgttttatgttttaaatgcataagattttagactaatgcataatattgtgttatttatattgatttaaatatttggtgttattagacaatattagtattgcttatggttatgctttaattttagagagagttggttcttattatatttttctaagtgaattttaccatgttaaataatggttggtgTCTtataaatttggatattttcacatgctagcttataagaaggtatcaaggtaatgtaattttaacggcccggtttttacccggtataatcgtggcccgaaagtgtataggtttcatcgggtctagggccggattcgggtctaataaataggcccggtatatatttcgggtcgggtctgggtcacatcaaatccGGTTTTacccggcccatgcacacccctacttcTTATACAAGGATGATTTTGAAGTCTCAAAGTAATCCATAGAAGGGGAGTTTCGGACTCTCTCATGTATGCCAGACCAATAGGGGTGTTTATGGATCGGATCCGATTCGCATATCCGCGGtgtttatccgaatccgatccaaaaattgcggatatggattCGATCTGCAAAGctttcggatcggatcggatcatatccgcacactaatcggattggattgcggattttgtgttaGTATCCGTatatccgcgtatccgcaaaaaataaagaaataaataagtaaatattctttttatgttttatttcaactaataattattatatatgttgtattattttaatttattatttaagaaaagtatatttaatattattttaagagtaaatatatttaaaagaatagaaaaaatgaattttattgatatatttttaataaaataagctCTTAGAAATATTTTTCACCCAAAGTCACACTATGCAAAATTGACACATTGTTACCAGTCACTGCAGTTTCACCAACCACTAATCCAGTTGCATGATCAAGCAGAATCCCACTTCCAATCTTAGCACCGGGATGAATATCAACTGCGAAACCTCGGAAACTCGGTTCTGGATCATAACTACCAAGACTTTTCTTCCTTGAAGCCATAGCTTATGAGCAACTCTATGGCATGCTAAGAAGCCTTTGAAGTTCAAGAAGCAATGCACATGGCTTATGCAAGCAGGGTCTTTTTCCTTAACTGCTTTGAGATCATCCTTCACAGAATCCATGATTTCTTGGTCAGATttcaagatcccaacaaaaagaTCAAAGAGTGTGTTACTTGGAAGGCTTGCACTGCTTAATCTGTTAGCAAGGTGATTGGCCAAAGCAGATTCCAATGAATCATGAGACAGAATTGAGGATTGGTATTCAGAATAGGTTCCTCAGTTACATCAAGTTCAGCCTCTTCCTTCATCTTCGGCCATAGATCCACAGCTTCATTTTCTTGAACTTCCTCAAGAAAAGTACGGGTAGTCTGAAGAGTTTTCACCTGGTACTTGCAAACACCATCAGTGAAATTGTTTCTGAAGATTTTTGACCCCTTGAATTATTTTTGGTCAACTTTGAACTTGAAGCATCAATTGAAGCAGAAGACTTAGAAGGCAAGGTTTTAGGTGAAGGAAGAGGAGTGAGAGGAGAAAAAGGGGTGTGGCAAGTTAAGAACTTTGGAttgagaagaaagagaagagagaattggGTTAGTGTTGGGTTGACAAAGGTCAGAAAGGTTTTATTAATTACCAAATTTGATGCTTTATGTTGTATATACTTTTTATATAAGGTCAGAAAGGTCTAGGGCCTACAAAATCATATAATAATTTTGTTTGCACAATCTTTGAATTAGAGAGCAAGCTTATCTTGTTCTTGACCGGAACATCAATATaaaccaactaaaaaaaaaaaaagcagcagcAATAATTGTGGTCAAGCAACATAAAGAAGAAGTAGCTACAAACTTGTATATGTTTTAATTTTCGCCCTCTTTTTTATTCGTAAACTCATAATTATATTAACTTCTTTTAAACACTATCATGttattttattcatttactaaagGTTAGTGAAGAAtcgcaaaaaaattaaaagtatgtGTTTTGCAATTCTTAACTTTTCTGTAATGAAATCTCACCGATGAATTCATCATCTTTAGACCAGTCTACATAACGAAAGAAATATACTTGCTTGTTTTCATCAATTTTACCTGTTTAGAGTATTATTATATATGACTATAACTTCAGTTAACGATACGTATCAATTTACAAACAATTATATACGAAATGATTAAAAAACATGTTCCATGTAAAGTCAAAATTCATATTAATGTACCTCTTTTTTATAAAGATTATTTTAACCAAAATATTATTGTAATTCATTCTACAAGCATTACAATTTGAAATGTTTAAATGTTACAACTCTGTGGACTAAGTCTATAGGGTTGAAATAAATAACGatataaataaatagatataggTAAATACAGGCTTTACTAACTTGAAAAAGTAAAATATTCTAGGATTCCTTCATTATAAATTACACTTGATTTGCATGCGGATCAATCACATTACATACATAGAATAAAAATTCACACCTTACATGCCGTAAAATGTCGATAGCTCAGAGCTTGACCTCTACATCCACACCAGCAGGAAGATCAAGCTGCATCAGAGAATCTATTGTTTGTGCTGTAGGATACAAAATATCAATGAGACGCTGATGTGTTCTGATCTCAAAATGGAATCGAGCATCCTTATGTACATGTGGCGATTTAAGAACACAATAAATTCTCTTCTTAGTTGGCAATGGTACAGGACCCATGGTTTTTGCATTGGTATTCCTTGCTGCATCTAGTATCTGCTTGCAAGAATCCTCTATCAAGGGCACCCAGTAAGACCTAAGTTTGATTCTAATCTTCTGCTTAGGCGCCATCTGAAAATGGAGGGAAAATTTCAGATAAACTGAAATTGATAAGGAATTAAGGAAAATAGTTACGAATCGGGAACAAGATATAACAGAGTTGATGAATATACTGTATCCGGATCACCACCAATGCTAATTGAGGAAGTGGTACGAGTGTCTGAATCTCCAACCTTAAAAAACAacacaacaaaatcaacaaaaccacCAAATTGATTCAGGAGAAGTATGAATGGATATCATTCATTCATAGCTAGGCGGGatatcattttctttttttcacaGAATATGATTTCTTATTAACACTCTTGGAAATTCAGTTCCAAAAACTGTGAATTTACAAAGACCAAATAACATTGTTTGATTCATGTATACAACTCAATCTAGTGGGAAAGGATTATATTTATAAATCACTATTAGTACTTACAAGTTCATTGTACATTCCAATCTTAAACCCTCAACAGAAACTTGCCCTTGATAAGTGTGTCTCTTAGCTTGAACTATAAAATTTTAACCTAAACATTTGCATAGTTATCCTTTCCTAGAACATTATATCCACCTAATGGTAGAAAATTTCTTTCTAGGCTCCTTGTCCTAATCCATAATTGAATCCACAAAACTAAAGGAAAATCATAGAGCTAAGTTCATTCATTCGCTAAATTCATTCATTCAATGTTGAATTCAATCTCATTCTAGTGACCAAGCACTCTGAGAAACAAATCAAACAACATACATAGATATTTACTATATTACATTGCACAATTTCCAATTATCATTTTCACCATCCAGAAAACTCAAGTTATCCGAATTCGAATGAACAAAAAATGAAGAAATGCGATATGCACAGACCTGAAAGGTGGTGGCCTCAGATTCATCACCAAGGGTTTCTGGAGGTACGTCTAGCGGTTCCTCCGAATCCAAAACTTCAGGCGCGGCATAAACCCTAGTTGATGAGTGAAGCAGCTTAGGGGTTCTGAGCTTGAAGGTGTTACCAGATTGAAAGCACAAAGCCGAAAACTTTAGGTTGGAAGAGAGCGAGGAGGAAgaggtagagagagaa harbors:
- the LOC107622725 gene encoding 30S ribosomal protein S10, chloroplastic, producing MAMVSSLSAALLPPLSLSTSSSSLSSNLKFSALCFQSGNTFKLRTPKLLHSSTRVYAAPEVLDSEEPLDVPPETLGDESEATTFQVGDSDTRTTSSISIGGDPDTMAPKQKIRIKLRSYWVPLIEDSCKQILDAARNTNAKTMGPVPLPTKKRIYCVLKSPHVHKDARFHFEIRTHQRLIDILYPTAQTIDSLMQLDLPAGVDVEVKL